The Roseovarius indicus genome has a segment encoding these proteins:
- a CDS encoding DUF6356 family protein: protein MITKAFLDHPRSVDETYLEHARFAGTFGVKLFAAGLCAFVHALIPCLFEKTASRMIAEMYAKTHNRGG, encoded by the coding sequence ATGATCACCAAGGCCTTTCTCGACCATCCCCGCAGTGTGGATGAAACCTACCTCGAACACGCCCGGTTCGCCGGAACGTTCGGCGTCAAACTTTTCGCGGCCGGGCTCTGCGCGTTTGTGCACGCGCTCATTCCCTGCCTGTTCGAGAAAACCGCCAGCCGGATGATCGCCGAGATGTATGCGAAAACCCATAACCGCGGGGGCTGA
- a CDS encoding potassium channel family protein gives MNIRRVIAFFSTLPAIIIGGTVFFHHIEGWSWIDSYFFTVVTLSTVGYGELVPATVVGKIGTTVFIFVGLGIFAVAIQQFGAFAMRKREEHTEWLIGKVRHAPHVHEDNQDHAANIDTQPDHTK, from the coding sequence ATGAACATCCGCCGGGTCATCGCCTTCTTTTCCACCCTGCCGGCCATCATCATCGGGGGTACGGTCTTCTTCCACCACATCGAAGGCTGGTCGTGGATCGACAGCTACTTCTTCACCGTCGTCACCCTCTCGACCGTGGGCTATGGCGAGCTTGTGCCCGCCACGGTGGTCGGCAAGATCGGCACCACCGTCTTCATCTTCGTGGGCCTCGGCATTTTCGCCGTTGCCATCCAACAGTTCGGTGCCTTCGCAATGCGGAAACGCGAAGAGCATACCGAGTGGCTCATCGGCAAGGTCCGCCACGCACCGCATGTCCACGAGGACAACCAGGATCACGCCGCCAATATCGACACGCAGCCGGATCACACGAAATAA
- a CDS encoding multidrug effflux MFS transporter has product MSVSEHPQPEDAPIGRFEFVALMAMLVATVAFSIDAMLPALPRIGAELTPDAVNRAQLVVASFLLGMGAGTFFTGPLSDSYGRKPVILVGAAIYILGALTAMIAPSLELMVAARILQGVGAAAARIVALAIIRDLYSGREMARLISFVMMVFTLVPAVAPLAGSGVIALTGWRGIFGIFILFTICTTLWMFLRLKEPLPVQRRRPFRPGALWGAVKEVLSFRTVRLSIAVQILCFTTLFSSISSIQQIFGVTFDRAESFPYWFFVIALMAGTGSFVNAALVMRLGMRRLISFALVVQIGLTAVVLALFLIGLPPGIDFAVYVAWQTTVFFQAALTLGNLNALAMEPLGHVAGMAASVVASIGTVGSVILTVPVGLSFGGTPIPLFTGVLVCVVAGTLLMRRLQKIEHYDS; this is encoded by the coding sequence ATGAGCGTATCCGAACATCCCCAGCCCGAAGACGCCCCGATCGGGCGCTTCGAATTCGTCGCCCTGATGGCGATGCTCGTGGCCACCGTCGCGTTTTCCATCGACGCGATGCTGCCCGCCCTGCCCCGCATCGGCGCCGAACTCACGCCCGACGCGGTCAACCGGGCCCAGCTCGTGGTGGCCTCCTTCCTCCTGGGGATGGGCGCCGGAACATTCTTCACCGGCCCGCTCTCCGACAGCTACGGGCGCAAGCCGGTCATCCTCGTGGGGGCGGCCATCTACATCCTCGGCGCGCTCACGGCCATGATCGCACCGTCGCTCGAACTGATGGTCGCGGCTCGAATCCTTCAGGGCGTCGGCGCCGCCGCCGCCCGGATCGTGGCGCTCGCCATCATCCGTGACCTCTATTCCGGCCGCGAAATGGCCCGGCTGATCTCCTTCGTGATGATGGTCTTCACCCTCGTCCCGGCCGTCGCGCCCCTCGCCGGCAGCGGCGTCATCGCGCTGACCGGCTGGCGCGGCATCTTCGGCATCTTCATCCTCTTCACCATCTGCACGACGCTCTGGATGTTCCTGCGCCTGAAAGAGCCCCTACCCGTGCAGCGCCGCCGCCCCTTCCGGCCCGGCGCGCTCTGGGGCGCGGTGAAAGAGGTGCTCTCCTTCCGCACCGTGCGCCTGTCGATCGCGGTGCAGATCCTCTGCTTCACCACGCTTTTCTCGTCGATCAGCTCGATCCAGCAGATCTTCGGCGTCACCTTCGACCGGGCCGAAAGCTTCCCCTACTGGTTCTTCGTCATCGCCCTGATGGCCGGCACCGGCAGCTTCGTCAACGCGGCCCTCGTCATGCGTCTGGGCATGCGCCGCCTGATCAGCTTCGCGCTCGTGGTGCAGATCGGCCTGACAGCGGTGGTGCTGGCGCTCTTCCTGATCGGCCTGCCGCCGGGCATCGACTTCGCGGTCTACGTCGCGTGGCAGACCACCGTCTTCTTCCAGGCGGCGCTGACGCTCGGCAATCTCAACGCGCTGGCGATGGAGCCGCTGGGCCACGTCGCCGGCATGGCGGCCAGCGTCGTCGCCAGCATCGGCACCGTTGGCTCGGTCATCCTGACCGTGCCGGTGGGCCTGTCCTTCGGCGGCACGCCGATCCCGCTTTTCACGGGCGTTCTCGTCTGCGTGGTGGCCGGGACCCTGCTGATGCGGCGGCTTCAGAAGATCGAGCATTACGACAGCTGA
- a CDS encoding DMT family transporter: protein MLKIYLILLLAVLCEGVGSTCLQASQQFTRFWPSVGVVAGFGSAFYLMMIVLKYMPLGITYAIWSGLGICLTAFLGWLIFKQGVDLAALIGMTLIIVGIVIINIFSKTATH from the coding sequence ATGCTGAAGATCTACCTCATCCTGCTTCTGGCCGTTCTTTGCGAGGGCGTGGGCTCGACCTGTCTTCAGGCGTCGCAACAGTTCACGCGGTTCTGGCCGTCGGTCGGCGTGGTGGCCGGCTTCGGCTCGGCCTTCTACCTGATGATGATCGTGCTGAAATACATGCCGCTGGGCATCACCTACGCGATCTGGTCGGGTCTGGGAATCTGCCTGACCGCCTTCCTCGGCTGGCTGATCTTCAAACAGGGGGTCGACCTGGCCGCGCTGATCGGCATGACGCTCATCATCGTGGGGATCGTGATCATCAACATCTTCTCCAAGACCGCCACCCACTGA
- a CDS encoding ZinT family metal-binding protein → MHSVTPKHATALATAALLALAAPAFAAGSEDHDHSHAHDHAQQDEQQKQIYKGYFEDSQIAPRPLSDWEGDWQSVYPYLMDGSLAPVMEHKAEHGDKTAAEYRAYYEIGYETDVDRIEISGDQVTFHEGDTSVQGTYADDGYEVLTYKKGNRGVRFIFRKTEGDEAAPDYIQFSDHRIAPAKADHYHLYWGDDRAALLDEVTNWPTYYPASLTVDQIVTEMTAH, encoded by the coding sequence ATGCACTCGGTCACCCCCAAACACGCCACCGCCCTCGCCACCGCCGCGCTTCTGGCGCTCGCCGCCCCCGCTTTCGCCGCCGGCTCCGAAGACCACGACCACAGCCATGCGCATGACCACGCGCAACAGGACGAGCAGCAAAAGCAGATCTACAAAGGCTATTTCGAAGACAGCCAGATCGCCCCCCGCCCCCTCTCCGACTGGGAAGGCGACTGGCAGTCCGTCTACCCCTACCTGATGGACGGCAGCCTTGCCCCGGTGATGGAGCACAAGGCCGAGCATGGCGACAAGACCGCCGCCGAATACCGCGCCTATTACGAGATCGGCTATGAAACCGACGTGGACCGCATCGAGATCTCGGGCGACCAGGTCACCTTCCACGAAGGCGACACCTCTGTTCAAGGCACCTATGCCGATGACGGCTACGAGGTCCTGACCTACAAGAAGGGCAACCGCGGCGTCCGCTTCATCTTCCGCAAGACCGAAGGCGACGAGGCGGCGCCCGACTACATCCAGTTCAGCGATCACCGCATCGCGCCGGCCAAGGCCGACCATTACCACCTCTACTGGGGCGACGACCGCGCCGCCCTGCTCGACGAAGTGACCAACTGGCCCACCTACTACCCGGCCTCCCTCACCGTCGACCAGATCGTCACCGAGATGACCGCCCACTGA
- a CDS encoding DsbA family oxidoreductase, with protein MVKLDIISDPICPWCYIGKTQLDMALAERPDHPFEIEWHPFQLNPDMPPEGMDRHTYLERKFGGQEGAARAYAPIVEAAEAVGLDLNLAGIQRTPNTIDAHRLIHWAGIEGKQMAVAMALFRAYFHEGRDIADHDTLGDIADGVEMDAAVVQKLLKSDADIEGIHKKDAGFREMGITGVPTFIVAGKHAVPGAQPPDLWIKVIDEINGQVEQAGEG; from the coding sequence ATGGTCAAGCTTGACATCATCTCCGACCCGATCTGCCCCTGGTGCTATATCGGCAAGACCCAGCTCGACATGGCGCTGGCCGAACGTCCCGACCACCCGTTCGAGATCGAATGGCACCCGTTCCAGCTCAACCCCGACATGCCGCCCGAGGGCATGGACCGCCACACTTACCTCGAAAGGAAATTCGGCGGACAGGAAGGCGCGGCGCGCGCCTATGCCCCCATCGTCGAGGCGGCCGAGGCCGTGGGGCTCGACCTGAACCTCGCGGGCATCCAGCGCACACCCAACACCATCGACGCCCATCGCCTGATCCACTGGGCCGGCATCGAGGGCAAGCAGATGGCCGTCGCCATGGCCCTCTTCCGCGCCTATTTCCACGAGGGCCGCGATATCGCCGATCACGACACGCTGGGCGACATCGCCGACGGGGTCGAAATGGATGCCGCCGTCGTGCAGAAATTGCTCAAATCCGATGCCGACATCGAAGGTATCCACAAGAAAGACGCCGGATTTCGTGAAATGGGGATCACCGGCGTGCCGACCTTCATCGTCGCCGGCAAGCATGCCGTACCCGGCGCCCAGCCGCCCGATCTCTGGATCAAGGTGATCGACGAGATCAACGGCCAGGTCGAACAGGCCGGCGAGGGCTGA
- a CDS encoding NADP-dependent isocitrate dehydrogenase, whose protein sequence is MADNSNPDIVYTKVDEAPELASASLLPIIQRFAAAAGVSVGTKDISLAGRILATFPDKLKDDQRVTDDLAELGQLVKTPDANVIKLPNISASVPQLVAAVRELQGQGFDIPDYPDDPQTDEEKEVRARYDSIKGSAVNPVLREGNSDRRAAAPVKKFAQNNPHRMGDWSSDSKTRVAAMSGNDFFSNEKSTTLDKAATAKIVLETAGGETVLKDSVSYPEGTVVDATYMSAKALDAFLAEEIEKTKEEGVLFSIHMKATMMKVSDPIIFGHAVKEWLKPVFEKYGDEMKAAGVDPASGLGDLLERVKDKPEILKAIEDVRDTRPPMYMVDSDRGITNLHVPSDVIIDASMPALIRSGGKGWGPDNKEHDAVCVIPDNSYAPVYDETIKFFKANGKLDPATAGTVQNLGLMAQKAEEYGSHPTTFEIPEDGTVKMVLDDGTVLHEHKVEKGDIWRSASARKAPIEDWVNLAIERQKATGYRAIFWLDEKRAHDAELISFVKPILEAKGVADKFEIMAPREATRASLETITKGENTIAITGNVLRDYLTDLFPILELATSAKMLSIVKLMNGGGLFETGAGGSAPKHVQQLQSENHLRWDSLGEFCALGESFKFLGDSKNNARARVLGETVETATQGILDHGRSPSRKVGEPDNRDSHYWFARYWAEALAAQSDDAALAEEFGPIAKALAENEEKITGELAAVQGKPADIGGYYHPDDDKLASVMRPSATLNGIMG, encoded by the coding sequence ATGGCCGACAACTCCAATCCCGATATTGTCTACACCAAGGTCGACGAGGCACCCGAACTTGCCAGCGCCTCGCTTCTGCCGATCATCCAGCGCTTCGCCGCCGCCGCGGGCGTGTCGGTGGGCACCAAGGACATCTCGCTGGCGGGCCGCATCCTCGCCACCTTCCCCGACAAGCTGAAAGACGACCAGCGCGTCACCGACGACCTCGCCGAGCTGGGACAGCTGGTCAAGACGCCCGACGCCAACGTGATCAAGCTGCCCAACATCTCGGCCTCGGTGCCCCAGCTCGTCGCCGCCGTGCGCGAGCTTCAAGGCCAGGGGTTCGACATTCCCGACTACCCCGACGACCCCCAGACCGACGAGGAAAAAGAGGTTCGCGCCCGCTACGATTCGATCAAGGGCTCGGCGGTGAACCCGGTCCTGCGCGAAGGCAACTCCGACCGCCGCGCCGCGGCCCCGGTCAAGAAATTCGCCCAGAACAACCCCCACCGGATGGGTGACTGGTCTTCCGACAGCAAGACCCGCGTCGCCGCCATGTCGGGCAACGACTTCTTTTCCAACGAGAAATCCACAACGCTCGACAAGGCCGCGACGGCGAAGATCGTGCTGGAAACCGCGGGAGGCGAGACCGTCCTGAAAGACAGCGTCAGCTACCCCGAAGGCACCGTCGTCGATGCCACCTACATGAGCGCCAAGGCCCTCGACGCCTTCCTCGCCGAGGAAATCGAGAAGACCAAGGAAGAGGGCGTGCTGTTCTCGATCCACATGAAAGCCACGATGATGAAGGTCTCCGACCCGATCATCTTCGGCCACGCGGTCAAGGAATGGCTGAAGCCGGTCTTCGAGAAATACGGCGACGAAATGAAAGCCGCCGGCGTCGACCCGGCCTCCGGCCTCGGCGACCTGCTGGAGCGCGTCAAGGACAAGCCCGAGATCCTCAAGGCCATCGAAGACGTCCGCGACACCCGCCCGCCCATGTACATGGTCGACAGCGACCGTGGCATCACCAACCTTCACGTCCCCTCCGACGTGATCATCGACGCCTCGATGCCGGCCCTCATCCGCTCGGGCGGCAAGGGTTGGGGCCCGGACAACAAGGAGCATGACGCGGTCTGCGTGATCCCCGACAACTCCTACGCGCCGGTCTATGACGAGACGATCAAGTTCTTCAAAGCCAACGGAAAACTGGATCCGGCGACCGCCGGCACGGTGCAGAACCTTGGCCTGATGGCCCAGAAGGCCGAGGAGTACGGCTCGCACCCGACCACCTTCGAGATCCCGGAAGACGGCACCGTGAAGATGGTGCTGGACGACGGTACCGTGCTGCACGAGCACAAGGTCGAGAAGGGCGATATCTGGCGCTCGGCCTCGGCCCGCAAGGCGCCGATCGAGGACTGGGTGAACCTGGCCATCGAACGGCAGAAGGCCACCGGTTATCGCGCGATCTTCTGGCTGGATGAAAAGCGCGCCCATGATGCCGAGCTGATCAGCTTCGTGAAGCCGATCCTCGAGGCGAAAGGCGTGGCCGACAAGTTCGAGATCATGGCCCCGCGCGAAGCGACCCGCGCCAGCCTCGAGACCATCACCAAGGGCGAGAACACCATCGCCATCACCGGCAACGTGCTGCGCGACTACCTGACCGACCTGTTCCCGATCCTCGAGCTGGCGACCTCGGCCAAGATGCTGTCGATCGTCAAGCTGATGAATGGCGGCGGGTTGTTCGAAACCGGCGCCGGTGGCTCGGCGCCGAAGCACGTGCAGCAGCTGCAGTCGGAAAACCACCTGCGCTGGGACAGCCTAGGCGAGTTCTGTGCGCTGGGAGAAAGCTTCAAATTCCTGGGCGATTCCAAGAACAACGCCCGCGCCCGGGTGCTGGGTGAAACCGTCGAGACGGCCACACAGGGCATTCTCGATCACGGCCGGTCGCCCAGCCGCAAGGTGGGCGAGCCCGACAACCGCGACAGCCATTACTGGTTCGCCCGCTACTGGGCCGAGGCGCTGGCTGCGCAGTCGGACGATGCCGCGCTGGCCGAGGAGTTCGGGCCGATTGCCAAGGCATTGGCGGAAAACGAGGAAAAGATCACCGGCGAACTGGCCGCGGTTCAGGGCAAGCCGGCCGATATCGGTGGCTACTACCACCCCGATGACGACAAGCTCGCCTCGGTCATGCGGCCGAGCGCGACGCTGAACGGGATCATGGGCTAA